From Drosophila santomea strain STO CAGO 1482 chromosome 2R, Prin_Dsan_1.1, whole genome shotgun sequence:
TGGACACATTCTTAATCATATTCCAGACGATCTTGGCCACCGGGTGATTACGCCTTCGCATGAATTCGCAGGCGTCGATCGTGAAGTCAATCAAAAAGGGCTTATACCCATTGGCCCTCTTCATCAGCTTCGCATGCACTGATATATTATTTGCTGGCTCTATGAACGTGGCATTTATATTCAAGCTAGTCTTGGTTCGGGAATAGGCCTTCAGGCGGCAGTaatgcaccaccacccacgATTGGTTGTAGGACTTGCACACTGCATTTGTCATTTTGAGAAAGTGCGCCTCCTGGTGgaatttttggctttaattgaaattcgaTTAGGTCTATAATCCGATTTCTTACTCCGCAGCCCAGATAAGCAACTAAAAGCGAAACTGCAAAAATGAACACCTTTTGATGCATGGCTCTTGGTCGACTATCCGTGTATAACTGACGTAATGCGGCTAATTATTTCGAAAATGAGTTTCGGTTTTGAGCAAATTAAATTGGTAACGAGTGCGTTTATTATATATCATTAAATATCGATTTAATACTATTACCGATCGAAACCTCTTGACATCTCCGATAGTCAGTGTTCCTCTACGAAGGTGAAATATACATTCGTGGCAAACTGCGGCCTCAAATCGAATAACCAGTCCAAAAAGATTACGTACTCCCCAGATGGCAGTGGAACAGGAATTTCGATGCGATGGAAGTCGCTTACCACCTGCAATCCCTGTAAGTAAGTATTTCATAAGTATTCTGCTTACTGGACTAAAATGCCTCCAAGTTTCAAGCTTACCACATAGGGACAGGTGTGATTGACCGTGGATACGTTCCTGATAAAGTTCCAAACAATTTTGGCGACTGGATGGTGGCGCCTTCGCATGAATTCGCAGGCGTCGAAGGTATAGTCGTACAAGAAGGGCTTATATCCATTGGCCTTCTTCATCATCTTGAAATGCACTGATATCTCATTGGCTGGCTCTATGAAGGTGGCATTGATGTTCAAGCTGGTCTTGGTTCGGGAATAGGCCTTCAGGCGGCAGTaatgcaccaccacccacgATTGGTTGTAGGACTTGCACACCGCATTAGTCATTTTAACAAACGGAGCCTCCTAAGGAAGTTTCAGCTTGTATTGCGATCAAATTCATGAGAGTAGTAACTCCTCTTACACTGCAGACTAGGAAGGCCACTATAAGCAAAACCACCAGAATTACAATCCTTTGTTCCATGATTATCTATCGAGCACCCGTAGAGAACTGACCCTGTTCAGGTACAATGGCTTCATCAATTCGAATTGAAACGTCGTTAAACGCCATTAGGCCATTATTTGAATGGAAGATAATTGATCGTCTTAGCGCGTAACTCAGCCAAGCGGAACATAACAAATGCCCACCCGAGTACCCAAGTAAATCGATATATAATCTTAGATCTGTTCAGATCTGAGGCTCAGTAGTCCGGGTGTTGACATATATTTCGTTTATAAGCGAATCTCTCCTGTTTTGAGAGCAGCTCATACATAAAACACTCCCACCGAACCAATATATTTATGTGGCCATAGCCAAAATGAATGTGTGCAAGCCCAAGGAAGTGGGTCCCGATGGACTCTTTGTCCGGAAGCGCTTTACGCGTCATCCGGTGGTGATCTCGGCGAAGCGGTTTGCAGCCATCAAGGGCCGTTCTCGCCAGGATGAGAAACATGCCCAGTTGGAGGCCGTCGAGGAGGAGCGCAGGTACCGGCAGTACCTCAAGGACGGCAACGAGCTCCTGTGCAGCCTGTTCACGGATCCCAATGCTCCGAAGGTCAAGAAATCAGCCAGGGCTCAGAGCAAGGAAGCCATGGCAGTGGTGAAGGATGTGGACACAAAGCTGGCAGACGAGCGACTGCGCAAACAGAGGATCCTGCGGGCCAACCGACTGCTGGATCAACTGAAGCCTGGACCCCGAGCTCTGCACCAGGCGCTTCTCTACAGCGAAATGATTCACCAGAGGCAGTACAATGAGGCCCTCAACGAGGAGATCGCGGAGGCAGCCCGCGCCCAGGAAAGGGCCGACGAGGAGTTGTGTCCCGCTACCTTGGTGCCCTTTGGCCACGCcaccgaggaggaggaggtgacCAGGCAGACCACCAAGAACATGGAACATGCGCAGCTCATGCGGGCGGACATCGCGCAGCGGGAGAAGATCAGGGAGGCCGAGCGGGAGCAGCGGATCTTCGAGGAGCAGGTGGACCGGGCGCAGTACAAGTGTCTGCAGGACAAGGAGGAGAAGGCGCTCAAGGAGAAGAAGGCCCGCAAGATCGCCTTCAATCGCAAGGCATACAAGGATGCCCTCCAGGAAAAGGCGGAGATTGCCGAACGTAAGTACCGTGGATAGATAACATCATATAACAAAAGATATACTATTCCTTTTTGCCAGATGAGCGCATTTGCGACGCCATTGACGACCGGCGCAACTGCGTCTACATCGTGGCCAGTCGCAATCTGGACAGTCGCTATGGAAGCCACGTGAAGCAGCTGCGGCAAAAGTGCCAGGAGGAGAGGGAACTACAGGCACTCCGCGTCGCCCAGGCGCAGCAGGTGCTGCAAAAGAAGCTCGAGGATCGGCAGTTGAACGCGGAGGATCGCCACGCTTTCGAAACGGAGGTGGACCAGAACCGGCGCCAGTGCGAAAGGGAGATCCTGGCCAAGGAGCGGCGCGCATATCAGAAATTGGAGCGGGAGCAGGACGCCGAGAAGCTCCGCTGCCAGCGGGAGCTGCAGCGCTTCCATGTGGCGCGCCGCTTGAAGAACGCCGAGGCGAATCGCTTCTTCGATGCCTCCCAGAAGCGGAAGAGGGACAAGGTGAAGGAGGATCTGCGCAACGTGCTCTTCGGCCAGCGGGAGGAGTTCCTCGAGAAGCGGCGCGCCGAGCTGATGAACCTGGCCGCCTGCAATGAGGATCCATACTTGGAGGACGACAAGAAGTTCTTCGAGCAGGCGGTCGACATCATGGAGGAGTCCAGGAAGGTGGGGCGACCCCTGTATCCCATTGCCACCGCCGTGGATCTCTACGAGCGGCAGAACCAGCTGGACATGCGACCGGAGGGCAGGATAGTGAAGAGGAGCCGTCTAAGGGACTACTGCTGGCCGGGATTCTTCTCCAAGGCGGAGCTGGCCTACCGCAAGTACGAGCAGCGGGAGCAGTGCCGCGAGGAGCAGGTGGCCGATCGCCACCAGATCTACTGCAACTCGGTGAAGATCAAGAAGCTGGCCGAGGTGGAGAAACCATACACCCCCTGTGTCGCCTCCTGTCCCATCAATTGCTTCCACCGCCGTGGAATGCCCGCCACGGATAGCAAGGAGTCCTTTGACTACGCCCGTCATGTTTGCTACACGGATCCCCCAACGGTAGCCGCCTGCCCCGGTCCCATGCAGGTGATCCACAACGACCCGCTGGACAACCAGCGGAAAATTAGCCAGCCTTCCATGAAGCTGCCACCCATGCCAGACTTGACCAAGAGTACTCAGCCCACTTTGCGCAGTGCTGTGGGCAAGGTTTTGAATTCCCTTCAGAAACCCGACTCGGCTTCCAATGCCAGGGATTCGTCTTCCAACGTAAAAGGCTCTCCTCCGTCCGCTAGTCCACCCGTCAGCACATCCAAGCCCACTGCACCGGAAGCAAAGGATGTGCCCCTTCCCAAGTCGCAGCCTCCAGTTAGACGCAGGATGAAGAGGAGCTCCAAAAGAGCTGGTTCTTTGGCGGCATCTCCTCCAACTGGCAACGATAGACCAGCGCCCGTGCCCAATCCCGCTGGAACCTGGGGCTCCGGACCCCTGCAGCCAGACTCGAAGAAGAAATCTAAGTAAGCAGGAATCCTCGCCTGCACTTTAACAAAATTTACGTTTCTAGGTCTTATTGTATTGATGTTGTCCGTTTGCAAAgataaatatagaaaaatatagaaaaaagGAATGGTGACAGACAGCCAAGGAAATGACGTTAATGGTTTCTTAAAAGCACTTAAACTTGGCGCAAAAGGACTTCTCTCACCCCTTTGccagttttccatttcctcaGCCATTTTCTTGACAGCGACTGTGAATTGGTCAGTAACCCTTTCCAGCGACACTTACGCGCTTTGTTTAGCGCAGAATCTCAAGCGCAGAGTGGCCGGCTGGCTtcataaattccaattaatgCGTGGCCAAAGTTATTGGGTTACGTCCTCCACCTCCAGGTCATCCAGGACATTCAGGACATTCAGGACCTCCTGCTCCATCTTCATCAACTTGCGGCACTGAGTGACatccatt
This genomic window contains:
- the LOC120444948 gene encoding uncharacterized protein LOC120444948; translated protein: MHQKVFIFAVSLLVAYLGCGEAHFLKMTNAVCKSYNQSWVVVHYCRLKAYSRTKTSLNINATFIEPANNISVHAKLMKRANGYKPFLIDFTIDACEFMRRRNHPVAKIVWNMIKNVSTVNHTCPYEGLQMLSDFNPIELPIPLPSGDYLLLIEWLFNGKPQFATNVYFTFVEDLLPTSSKHRRSFLTFRTDV
- the LOC120444949 gene encoding uncharacterized protein LOC120444949 — encoded protein: MEQRIVILVVLLIVAFLVCSEAPFVKMTNAVCKSYNQSWVVVHYCRLKAYSRTKTSLNINATFIEPANEISVHFKMMKKANGYKPFLYDYTFDACEFMRRRHHPVAKIVWNFIRNVSTVNHTCPYVGLQVVSDFHRIEIPVPLPSGEYVIFLDWLFDLRPQFATNVYFTFVEEH
- the LOC120446055 gene encoding uncharacterized protein LOC120446055, encoding MNVCKPKEVGPDGLFVRKRFTRHPVVISAKRFAAIKGRSRQDEKHAQLEAVEEERRYRQYLKDGNELLCSLFTDPNAPKVKKSARAQSKEAMAVVKDVDTKLADERLRKQRILRANRLLDQLKPGPRALHQALLYSEMIHQRQYNEALNEEIAEAARAQERADEELCPATLVPFGHATEEEEVTRQTTKNMEHAQLMRADIAQREKIREAEREQRIFEEQVDRAQYKCLQDKEEKALKEKKARKIAFNRKAYKDALQEKAEIAEHERICDAIDDRRNCVYIVASRNLDSRYGSHVKQLRQKCQEERELQALRVAQAQQVLQKKLEDRQLNAEDRHAFETEVDQNRRQCEREILAKERRAYQKLEREQDAEKLRCQRELQRFHVARRLKNAEANRFFDASQKRKRDKVKEDLRNVLFGQREEFLEKRRAELMNLAACNEDPYLEDDKKFFEQAVDIMEESRKVGRPLYPIATAVDLYERQNQLDMRPEGRIVKRSRLRDYCWPGFFSKAELAYRKYEQREQCREEQVADRHQIYCNSVKIKKLAEVEKPYTPCVASCPINCFHRRGMPATDSKESFDYARHVCYTDPPTVAACPGPMQVIHNDPLDNQRKISQPSMKLPPMPDLTKSTQPTLRSAVGKVLNSLQKPDSASNARDSSSNVKGSPPSASPPVSTSKPTAPEAKDVPLPKSQPPVRRRMKRSSKRAGSLAASPPTGNDRPAPVPNPAGTWGSGPLQPDSKKKSK